TGATTACGCGAAGTGAACTAATTACGCGAAGGGTTACGCGAAGGGCTAAGTGTTACGCGAAGGAAAATTAGGGGTATTTTCGTCCGGAAGACCCATTTGGGCAATGTTTTATGGTTTTGGCCATTTGAGGAATTTCGAGGGTTATAAAACTCATTTGAGCCAAttttcctttatatatatatatatatatatatatatactatttattaaaattatataattttttattctttatttaattttatatttaactaaaaaatgaaatattaattatttaagaattactcaattttaagaataaaaaattaatttaattatattaaggTAATAATAGTTcttttattagaattttgaataaatatttatatatatatatataattttatttgtatttttatattattaatatatataacaatttatttaaaacttaatttacgatatatttaaataaaagtaaattattatttttgattattcGTCTACACTTTTTATTTGaagtaactaatattttttatactagaaggtaaattgattttttttattatttatctacattttatatttaacacaaaatgataaataataatgtttaaaattgaaTTGTCTTGTGTAGACACGTGATTAATTTGTATCCTACCGTGAGAGTAAATAGTATTGGtagatatgaataaaaaaactgataaaattttttatattccttctttcatttctttctctaattaataattaaattttaagaataaaaatttaatataattaaattaaaataataaatgttcattaatatatatatatatatatatatatatatatatatatatatatatatatatataccatttattaaaattatataaaaaaatatattcctttttcatttatatctctaacttaaaaaaaatgaaacattaaaaattcaatattgaagaattaatcaattttaagaatacaaaattaatttaattatatttataataagtatttttttataattttttttaaataaatttatatctatatcaataattgtatttgtattaattatttttatatttttatattattatatatcatatatatatatatataaataatttttaaaattatatatatatatatatatatatatatatatatatatatatatatctttttaaaacttaatttgcaatacatttaaaaaaaaaattatcatcttttattattagtcaacaatatatatagtaactaatattttttatactttgaaaaaggtaattaaaaataaattaatcttttttattatttatatacattttatatttaacataaaataataaataatattttttatactgaaaatataattttacctttattaataaaatggtctaatgttatttgtgaattttataaaaaaaataaaaaattaaaatttcaaaattttattaattataaaatatatataacaataacatatataaaattataaataaaacatattaagtggtctaatggttaaatTGATCATCATTTACACTCGAGACAAGAGTTGTTGATTTGACGCGAGATAAGAGGCTGGTAATATTGAATTGTGAGCTCGATTGAGATTAATGATTGTAttgccgagggataagagaTCAGTAATAAAAAATCGTGAAGTAATGGTTGATttatcgagggataagaggctaataatatttgtttgctAAGGTTAATAGACTTataaaagtgtgattgagatttgtggttggtttgcctAGGGATAAGAGGTTGGTAACAAAAGATAGTGatgtcacgagattagaggtaattaagattggtggttggaTTGTCGATAGATATGAGACTAGTAACATTGGGATTGAGATTATTGatattgatggttggtttgtcgagagataagaggtCGATAATAAAGGATCGTGAATAAGTAATAAGAGATATCGACAATATTTGTTTGCTAAAATgataagagacttgtgaaataatgaaagtgtgattgagatttgtggttggttttctaaggggataagaggtcggtaacaaATGATTGTGAGGTTACGAGATTAAAGGTCTattaagattggtggttgaATTGCCTATAGATAAGAGACCAGTAACATTGGGATTATGATGTGGTTTTGCTGATGGATaaaaggtcgattgagattttgtGGGATAAGAGACCAATAACATTGGTTTGCCAAGaataagagacgtgtgaaatTGTGTGATTGAGATGTAGTTTATCGAGTAATAAGAGGCGTGTaaaaatatgattgaatttggtggttggtttgccgatGTATTAAGAGGTATAAAAGTGTGATTAAGATTTTGTGGTTGGtttaccgagggataagagaccgGTAACATTAGTGATAAAAGTTTATTGTTGGTTTGCCAAGGGATAAGATTAAAGATTATTAATATGAGAGACTAattggaaaataacaaatattggtagttaaatatataaatgagattgTTGGTCTACCGAAGAAGTTAATGTAAAGAGGTTAATGATatgatgagattgttggtttgTCAAAAGTGAAATTAAAAGATGTTGATACTGTTGAGATAGTTTGGTGCAAAAATGAGGTTACGAGACTATTAATATGAGATGTCTATTATgtaagaaatgatatttttggtTGACCGATAAATGAGGGTGAAATTAATGAACTAATGAGgaaaaagtttaatgaatatctccttatcaaatttgttatcctGTTTTTGAGAAAAAGTAAGATGACTACTAGATTGTTCCAACCATTGAAACCCCTAATGTTTATACCATAAATATTATCGACGAAAAAGATGATGAAGACGATAAAAACGAtaatgatgatgacgacgacaAAGATGTGAGTATTGTCTATTTCAACTTTataatgtgaattttatttattcttgcAACGCATGTAGGGCATGTAGGAGTAAGGTTTAATAAAACATGAAATTTTATAGTCTTCTTATAtgtctaaataaatatatttatatattataaattgaatttaaaaaaattatatataaatatatgtctaataaaatattattctaaagaGAGGTTcactatttattataatttcaattagaACATAcccattttatattaaaattgaaatagagTTTGAGGACTTATATAAAGTATTGAATATAGGGATTTGTTTATAATGATCTATTCTAAAAAGATGAAACCGTTGGCGCTCCCTATTTTGTAATCTGGGATAAGTTGCTAAACCGCTCTCTCCTCCTCCCGCCGCTagatctctcttctctctctaatctctctctataatctatatatatacacaccTGTATTTTTTTACCTGATTTTGGATGCCGAAGCTCAATGAAGACGACGAAGTCTACCAGCAAATGGACCTGTACGAAAGCTCAGGTTATATTTGCTCTATCAAGCCTTATTGCCGCGGCAATGATTGCAGATTACGTTTGGGCTTCGTCTTCTTTATCTGcaacatatttttcattttcctcCAAATTAGCTGCCGCCAGATCTCATATAATCGTCGCCTCAAAATCTAGGAACACTACTGAAGAGGTTTGTGTCTTTTCTTTGAGTATATCTCCATTTCTAGAGTTTTTACTCTAGTTTTACAATGTTAAACCTCGTCAATTCAAGGAAGTTGAGATTGAAATGAAGTTTTAAGAACACAGttcaattgaatatatatatatatatatatatatatatatatatatatatatatatatatatatatatatatatatatatatatatatatattcaattgaaCTGTGTTCTTAAAACTTCATTTCAATCTCAACTtccttgaatatatatatatatatatatatatatatatataagttttatgtTGATGTAGTTGTAGATGTTGATGTAGATGAACTATAAGAATGCTACATGTTGACATTGATTCACAGTTACTCGTGCTACATTTCTAGAGTTTTTACTCGAGTTTTACAATGTTAAACCTCGTCAATTCAAGGAAGCTGAGATTGAAATGAAGTTCTCAGAACTCTGTTCAGTTGAACATATATAAGTTTTATGTAGATGTTGATGTAGATGAACTGAAAGAATGCTACACGATCGACATTGATTCACAGTTACTCTTGCTACATTTTTCGAGTTTTTACTCGAGTTTTACAATGTTAAATCTCATCAATTCAAGGAAAGATGAGATTGAAATGAAGTTCTCAGAACTCTGTtcaattgtatatatatataagtttgatgTTGATGTAGATGTAGATATAGACGAACTGAAAGAATGCTACATGTCGACATTAATTAACAGTTACTTGTTCTACATTTCTTCAGTTTTACTAGAGTTTTTCAATGTTAAACCTCATCAATTCAAGGAAGCTGAGATTGAAATGAAGTTCTCAGAACTCtgtaaaattgaatatataagttttatgtTGATGTTAAGGATGTAGATGAGAGTTAATCATGCTACTATTGCCTGCTTACGAATTTGTTTGTTCAATAGATTGGAGAATTGGCTAACGAAATGATTCTGTCTTTCCCTTTTGTTTTAGACAGGATATAATCGAAATCAGAAAAGTTTAACTAGACAAATCATCCCTGCAACTTCTTTTGATATACCTGGGCCAGAATTAGAATGGGAGCAGATGGAAAGTGCACCAGTGCCACGTTTGGATGGTTACTCAGTTCAGATAAAGAactatttatatgtttttgcAGGCTATGGAACAATTGACTATGTAATAATCTCCTCTTTCTCTGGACTGTGATTGTTATTAGGAGTTTCCATCAATTCTTTAACGACAGTTTGATTTGTTTCTTGATTTTTGCTTGTTCTTATTTGTGAATTCAGGTTCACTCCCACATTGATGTCTACAATTTTACAGACAGCAACTGGTGTGACCGGATTGATATGCCAAAAGAGATGGCACATTCCCATTTAGGAATTGCAACAGATGGGAGATATGTATATGTGGTTACTGGGCAGTATGGTCCTCAGTGTAGAGGTCCCATTTCCAGTTCATTTGTTCTAGATACAGAGACAAAAACATGGAAGAGCTTCCCTCCATTGCCTGCACCAAGGTATATGTTGTTTTATTAATTGGTATAAAAGATGCTCATTAGTTTCTTTCTTGTTTTGCTTAAACAAATAGGTAAAGAGACTTCATTTGTAACACTATTTGGGTCAGATTTCTCATTCAGATGGGATCAGGTTTCTAGTTTAGATTCAGATTCAGATCATGATACACCCATGCTTCACGAAAAAATTGCTCTTTCAGCTGTAGGTTCTAAATTTCATGATGATAATCAGACTTAGATCATTTGTCCAGATCCAGAACTTTATTGACTATTTCTCAAGATTCAGAGACAAAGTTGTTTCCATGTAGGCATCCAAATCATTAAACTAATGATTGTTAACACGTGTTCATCCATCTTAGATATGCTCCGGCAACTCAAATTTGGAGGGGTAGACTCCACGTGATGGGTGGAAGCAAAGAGAACCGCCACACACCAGGTACAGAACATTGGAGTATTGCTGTGAAGAATGGAAAatcattagaaaataattggaGGGTTGAGATACCAATTCCACGTGGAGGCCCACACAGGTTAGTTTGTGTTGCTCAAATTTAAGACCATACACTaaccacatatatatatatatatatatgtcttctAATTGTCTCAACTTTGTGAAAATTCAGAGCATCTATAGTGGTTGATGATCATCTTTATGTTATTGGTGGTCAAGAGGGTGACTTCATGGCCAAACCCGGTTCACCTATCTTCAAGTGTTCCCGTAGGAATGAGGTGTAATGTTTTATCAAAAcaatcttttataatttatgttcaagatttcatttttaatatggATACTTCATAACTCAATAAATGATAAAGTGTTCATGATTTCCTCTACTTTTGGTTGGGTTATATAGGTTGTATATGGCGATGTTTACATGTTGGACAGTTCAATGAAGTGGCGGGTGTTACCTTCAATGCCAAAGCCCGACTCACATATAGAGTGTTCTTGGGTAGTTGTAAAAGATGCTATCATTATAGTTGGCGGAACAACAGAAAAGCACCCGGTTACTAAAAGAATGATCTTGGTTGGAGAAGTTTTTAAGTTTGATCTAACTTCACAGGTAAAACTTTTTCAAGATTTTACTTATTGTTGTATAAAGTTCATGTATCATAGTCTATTTACCTGTTTAATGttcatataatatcatatttttagaaATGGTCTGTTATGGGAAGGCTACCTTATAGAGTGAAGACTGCTCAAGCTGGTTTCTGgaatgattatttatattttagttctGGGCAGCGAGACCGCGGCCTGGATAATCCTCAACCGGGGAAAGTTGTCGGAGAAATGTGGAGAACTAAGCTCGTTTTGTGATTTTGTAGTTCGCGAATTTGTATAGttattataaatcttattaTTACAAGCACGCTAGTGTAAAATATGTGTTGTTCACAATTCAAAATTATTGTTCGTTGAAAAAAATCATTGAATCTATTGAACTAAACTCTATTTTCTTGGTATATGGTTAATTATGTTTCTATTTTCTTCCTTGTTATGTATTTTACTTTTACTTATTCTAATCttgtatttatagaaaaaagaaaattaaaactgattgaatatttttatatttaatttacagtaaaaaaaaatactaaaagaaGTGTTTATATTAAAGAAGTCACTAAAATTTTCTTTAGGctataaaataaactcaaactagtctcataatttttttcatttttaaaaaatcaaaaccaagcatatttgttattaaaagttatcaaaaataaataaattatatagctttatataaagatttattaaaaattatttttttaatccaattttacttaaaaattattttatttaattcaatcacatgttttatactaaataaaaacaaaataattttcaattttacttagtttaaatgaaataattgttatgaaaacaaaatattagtttcTAAATAACTCGAATTGAGTTAGATCctatgatttgaataaatttaaatttagaattagttatactcaattaaaatattaattttagattagATGAATTGAATGTATAagatattaaattgatttgataTTATACTTAAGAACTTATTCTCATTTAACTTTGGAATTGATTTTGTTAGTCAATTAAGATTTTCTTAGGATAGGGTACATTGGTCGGTTTTGTTATTCACGCAATTCTCTACTTTAACTAAGTACGCATCCAGTCCGCCCATATCCGATCATGAATTCTTTCCCTCCATTAAAATGTCTATTAATTAATCCCAATTAAAGTttagatcaattttttttatatcaaaatcttATATTAGATCTTTATtaggtttaaataaattaaaaacaaagggTAAAATTAGACTAATATGTACAAGTATAGggtataaaatgatatttttacaaAGAAGAAACTTGATAAGGACACAGAACATATTCCGATTTTCTGAGTTTCAAAGTCGGCATCTTCATCGTGAGATAGAAGATATTGCAAGATTTCCAGCGCATATATCGTCTTCAATCTCTCAAAAATCCTATCTAAATGTAAGTTTCCTCTCTCGATTCAAcctatttctttcttaatttgcCAAAATAATCGTGAAATTGATTTGTTCGAACTGTAGGAGGCATTCTGTGAATCGTCCTCCAACGCCAGATTCAAAGGATGATCGACAAAGAGACCTCACTCTTCAAGAAACAATCAACATTAAGGTACGTTTTATCGATTATAACCTAGAATCAAGTTGTTTTTCTCAATCTCACCATCATGATTTCAGATAGTTAGATCTCGATATTCAATCATTTGATATATAGTTTCTCCATAGTTAATCGAAAGTGGTGAAAAGGAACGTTTAATGGAACTTCTCAGAGAAAGACTCATAGATTGTGGATGGAAAGATGAGATGAGAACTCTTTGCAGGTTATCACTTGTTCTTCAATCTTCAATATCAAACTCTTATTCTGTAGCTGAACTTGTTTGGT
This is a stretch of genomic DNA from Impatiens glandulifera chromosome 4, dImpGla2.1, whole genome shotgun sequence. It encodes these proteins:
- the LOC124936608 gene encoding transcription and mRNA export factor ENY2-like, which produces MRHSVNRPPTPDSKDDRQRDLTLQETINIKLIESGEKERLMELLRERLIDCGWKDEMRTLCRAFIKKKGRNDVTVDDLIHVITPKGRATIPDSLKAELLQRIRTFLVATAM
- the LOC124936261 gene encoding kelch repeat-containing protein At3g27220-like, which produces MKTTKSTSKWTCTKAQVIFALSSLIAAAMIADYVWASSSLSATYFSFSSKLAAARSHIIVASKSRNTTEETGYNRNQKSLTRQIIPATSFDIPGPELEWEQMESAPVPRLDGYSVQIKNYLYVFAGYGTIDYVHSHIDVYNFTDSNWCDRIDMPKEMAHSHLGIATDGRYVYVVTGQYGPQCRGPISSSFVLDTETKTWKSFPPLPAPRYAPATQIWRGRLHVMGGSKENRHTPGTEHWSIAVKNGKSLENNWRVEIPIPRGGPHRASIVVDDHLYVIGGQEGDFMAKPGSPIFKCSRRNEVVYGDVYMLDSSMKWRVLPSMPKPDSHIECSWVVVKDAIIIVGGTTEKHPVTKRMILVGEVFKFDLTSQKWSVMGRLPYRVKTAQAGFWNDYLYFSSGQRDRGLDNPQPGKVVGEMWRTKLVL